In the genome of Halictus rubicundus isolate RS-2024b chromosome 9, iyHalRubi1_principal, whole genome shotgun sequence, one region contains:
- the Mrpl38 gene encoding mitochondrial ribosomal protein L38 yields MATRLFRIFTNDFSPPSRVCIGQVRHGHIIRGKPPTVARTLKQRLAAFQQPDPETSFKVDIGFSVPQLSKKLTNTWLAEKKVVERDPDLEKQARNKSLSIDMNVARQIWVNVSSPSDMYKIAEHYGVFEHLFQDAYFRPVVPLEIDYKIQDDTFVRVYTGNVIKPSEAQQPPNVNYSATADTLWTLIMSTPDGNLQNWDNEYCHWFVGNIPGNAVEKGEQIVDYMKPIPSRGIGYYRYIFVLYKQNKRLDYSKYKKAQPCLQLEERDWTTLEFYREYQDDLTPAGLAFFQSDWDPTVTEFYHSSLDAAEPIFEYKFPKPYVKSQEWFPLRQPFNLYIEHHRDPKETMKYYLLRKLKNVHPFREPKPPLKYPNAIPFEKDSPSWLNLQIKKDRLGWGRINDME; encoded by the exons ATGGCAACCAGATTATTTCGAATTTTCACAAACGATTTCTCTCCGCCGTCGCGGGTTTGTATCGGACAAGTTCGACATGGACATATTATACGAGGAAAACCGCCGACAGTTGCTCGCACCTTAAAGCAACGGCTCGCGG CTTTTCAACAACCGGATCCAGAGACGTCATTCAAAGTAGATATTGGGTTCTCCGTTCCGCAATTGTCGAAAAAACTAACAAACACTTGGCTGGCTGAGAAAAAGGTTGTGGAAAGGGATCCTGATTTGGAGAAGCAAGCGAGAAACAAATCGT TATCGATCGATATGAATGTAGCAAGACAGATATGGGTAAACGTATCTAGTCCCTCGGACATGTATAAAATTGCAGAGCATTACGGAGTCTTTGAACATTTATTCCAAGACGCATATTTCAGACCGGTTGTACCATTAGAGATAGACTATAAAATTCAGGATGATACATTCGTTAGAGTTTATACGGGGAACGTTATAAAGCCTAGCGAAGCACAACAACCTCCAAATGTTAATTATTCGGCAACGGCAGACACTTTATGGACTTTGATCATGAGTACACCGGATGGCAACTTGCAAAACTGGGATAATGAGTATTGTCACTGGTTCGT AGGTAATATTCCTGGGAATGCAGTGGAAAAAGGAGAACAAATAGTGGATTACATGAAGCCCATTCCGTCCAGAGGAATTGGATATTATCGTTACATATTTGTGCTTTACAAGCAAAATAAGCGTTTAGATTATTCCAAATATAAAAAGGCTCAACCTTG TCTGCAGTTGGAAGAACGCGATTGGACAACGCTAGAATTTTACCGGGAGTATCAAGACGATCTTACGCCCGCGGGTTTGGCATTTTTCCAAAGTGATTGGGACCCTACAGTAACAGAATTTTATCATTCGTCATTAG ATGCGGCGGAACCAATATTTGAGTACAAGTTCCCGAAACCGTATGTTAAGTCGCAGGAATGGTTCCCACTGAGACAGCCCTTCAATCTTTATATAGAGCATCACAGAGATCCTAAAGAGACCATGAAGTATTATCTGTTGAGAAAATTGAAGAACGTTCATCCTTTCAGAGAACCGAAACCACCTTTGAAGTATCCCAATGCCATTCCTTTCGAGAAGGATTCGCCTTCCTGGTTGAACCTGCAAATCAAGAAGGATCGTTTGGGTTGGGGGCGAATCAACGATATGGAGTAA
- the LOC143356941 gene encoding NADH dehydrogenase [ubiquinone] 1 beta subcomplex subunit 1 yields MSAEILRTYIKQYITLFIGVGVAGTIGWCIDRSESLRMTRFRDKSALFGRELKPGEPPSWP; encoded by the coding sequence ATGTCAGCTGAAATTCTACGTACTTATATAAAACAGTATATTACACTGTTTATTGGCGTTGGAGTTGCCGGGACAATTGGATGGTGTATTGATAGATCAGAATCATTAAGAATGACTCGTTTTCGAGATAAGTCTGCACTGTTTGGAAGGGAACTGAAACCAGGAGAGCCACCATCGTGGCCATAA
- the LOC143356940 gene encoding uncharacterized protein LOC143356940 translates to MKQAKYRVEAFIIPVCINNNTNSVLSDTRDERLQLNDVSNVTVSIEKTEAICVENNISNSLTIEEESIQNAKNSITLERLAGENKNRTSNFDYSSKSVKTKYEASYNTSFASNIFDRVERLTPIDEQNEDAEGKITDLCYHGCRNGCSAVVPTPQEVSEEIFKENWLQKLENIKQKEAELKNREVILCNRERALIKKEEEIRILECQLNDKLKQLDLDLKTNKHIRDLMKLSCINKHSRESLIDVDSKTLQQEKHKNDVKTDITCVDHLNLCMENIRTHGSNKELSNNIGNISKDLQEKRSSGSSSSSSDHSVSDGKKYKQRPTFRSSATLKSSGSRTVSNNSNKIKRPTKICYEDLDTTLSADIGDSSFVQTSQKFNPELYRKPYAFTRSASERRGKYQSKGSSMNLQVKNLTSIWEEFDKPVGMEQDKVLQRVTKNISVSQDKSTKFQNYGLIDNNISTTNTEHKIENEEKYSYLNLETGSKLCLHQRLMKNSKDNRPVSWNEETNEWLQKKRKAYMTTKKIPTKDTEDKENHKCNTKSDRTDKVLKKNDIKSKILTIFR, encoded by the coding sequence ATGAAGCAAGCAAAATACAGGGTAGAAGCTTTCATTATACCCGTGTGCATCAATAACAATACAAATTCTGTTTTAAGCGATACACGCGATGAGAGATTACAGTTAAACGATGTTAGTAATGTAACCGTTAGCATTGAAAAGACTGAAGCAATCTGTGTTGAGAATAATATAAGCAATTCGCTCACTATAGAAGAGGAGAGCATTCAAAATGCAAAGAACTCTATAACTCTCGAGAGGCTTGcgggagaaaataaaaatagaactaGCAATTTTGATTATTCCTCAAAGAGTGTTAAAACTAAATACGAGGCATCGTACAATACGAGTTTTGCTTCGAACATATTTGATAGAGTTGAGAGGTTGACGCCGATTGACGAACAGAATGAGGATGCGGAAGGAAAGATAACAGATCTGTGTTATCATGGATGCAGAAATGGATGTTCTGCTGTTGTACCAACTCCGCAGGAAGTTAGCgaagaaatatttaaagaaaattggCTTCAGAAGTTGGAAAACATCAAACAGAAAGAAGCCGAACTGAAAAATAGAGAAGTAATTTTATGTAATCGTGAAAGAGCATTGattaagaaagaagaagaaataagAATACTGGAGTGTCAGTTAAATGATAAATTGAAGCAGTTAGATTTGGATCTTAAAACAAATAAACATATACGCGATTTAATGAAACTATCTTGCATTAATAAACATAGCCGAGAATCACTCATAGATGTAGATTCTAAAACATTGCaacaagaaaaacataaaaatgatGTGAAAACAGACATTACATGCGTTGATCACTTAAATTTGTGCAtggaaaatattcgaacgcaTGGTTCGAATAAAGAATTAAGTAATAACATAGGAAACATATCTAAGGACTTGCAGGAGAAAAGAAGTAGTGGAagttcatcttcttcttctgacCATAGCGTATCGGATGGGAAAAAATATAAGCAAAGGCCCACTTTCAGAAGCTCAGCAACTTTAAAATCTTCTGGTTCTAgaacggtttctaacaattcCAATAAAATAAAGCGACCTACCAAGATATGTTACGAAGATTTAGATACCACATTGTCCGCAGACATAGGAGATTCATCTTTTGTTCAAACCTCACAGAAATTTAATCCAGAATTATATAGAAAACCATATGCATTTACAAGGTCGGCCAGCGAACGTCGTGGAAAGTATCAAAGTAAAGGAAGCAGCATGAATCTTCAAGTGAAGAACTTGACCAGTATTTGGGAAGAGTTTGACAAACCTGTTGGAATGGAGCAGGATAAGGTGTTACAAAGAGTGACAAAAAATATATCTGTTTCACAAGATAAAAGTACAAAATTTCAAAACTATGGTCTTATAGATAATAACATAAGTACGACTAACACAGAgcataaaattgaaaatgaagaaaaGTATTCTTATCTGAATTTAGAAACAGGGAGCAAATTATGCTTGCATCAAAGACTGATGAAAAACTCAAAGGACAACAGACCGGTATCTTGGAACGAAGAAACTAACGAGTGGTTACAGAAGAAACGAAAAGCTTACATGACAACAAAAAAAATACCAACAAAAGACACAGAGGATAAAGAGAACCATAAATGTAATACAAAAAGCGATAGAACTGACAAAGTTTTGAAAAAGAATGACATTAAAAGTAAAATTCTTACTATATTTCGCTGA
- the LOC143356903 gene encoding uncharacterized protein LOC143356903 → MATKVVELYKDSKWSTKDKLDQYRGILKLYGREKKLRLQDAVKLKKRISWQLNTFREDVKKYQQLVRDNKTQTHRFLRGHRELQLKCLNSEAEHTYSTIYEDNNLRRRRLDKLRYEKKKKMRLCFELQLEHVELSETYKKEQEISWTEVEGLQQGLIARYQLAIAKQTAAKAINITYNSMLEILKQDSVRHDALLDILKQDRRSQCKVIVRATIMGQLAVEEADDIEEKCKLLTRKVWNNMKERERTLALVRSQVEDLWAYAQSLIRTESETMFTMQVRESSMGNGSLERQMKSLEAILEKVQESLRVRSYRELLLRLEDQMKQRTRLLEQFNRNVKERDALLTRKNEALAGLSEIEHSVVANVEAYNADRNALLGQITMQQQRRIEHRNVRKVRGELLMDIRAALQNMVAMLFCVRRGTLRAQRKKTSKEYREDVEEPEPILPEMEKVETEGLALLSTVSRKVGALFGMSNFEFEKDRDERAKDMYQTYVSNYNSKLKFRDEEADATGFIVEHEAIDSTVLTRADIKLRSKQAVEVYTRLE, encoded by the exons ATGGCTACGAAAGTCGTCGAGTTATACAAGGACAGCAAATGGTCCACGAAAGACAAACTCGACCAATATCGTGGGATTTTAAAGTTGTACG GCCGCGAGAAAAAGTTGCGACTGCAAGATGCCGTAAAGTTGAAGAAGAGGATATCGTGGCAATTGAATACTTTTCGAGAGGACGTGAAAAAGTACCAGCAACTCGTCAGAGATAACAAAACTCAAACGCACAGATTCCTGCGTGGTCACCGGGAGCTGCAGTTGAAATGCCTTAATAGTGAAGCGGAG CACACCTACTCGACCATCTACGAGGATAATAATCTGAGGCGGCGTCGACTGGACAAACTTCGttacgagaagaagaagaaaatgaggCTTTGCTTCGAATTGCAG TTGGAGCACGTGGAACTATCCGAGACGTATAAGAAGGAACAGGAGATATCGTGGACCGAAGTGGAAGGTCTGCAACAGGGGCTAATAGCGCGCTATCAGCTCGCTATAGCGAAGCAAACCGCAGCGAAAGCGATAAACATAACGTACAACTCTATGCTCGAAATCTTGAAGCAG GATTCGGTGCGACACGACGCCCTGTTGGATATATTGAAGCAAGATCGGCGAAGTCAATGCAAGGTGATAGTCAGGGCGACGATAATGGGGCAGCTGGCGGTCGAAGAAGCTGATGACATAGAAGAGAAGTGCAAACTGCTCACGCGAAAAGTTTGGAACAACATGAAGGAGAGGGAACGCACTTTGGCGCTTGTTCGCAGCCAAGTCGAAGATCTATGGGCGTACGCGCAATCTCTGATACGAACCGAA AGCGAAACAATGTTCACCATGCAAGTTAGGGAGTCTTCCATGGGGAACGGATCGTTGGAAAGGCAGATGAAGTCCCTCGAAGCAATCTTAGAGAAGGTTCAAGAATCGCTGAGGGTGCGCTCTTATCGAGAGTTACTCTTGAG GTTGGAAGATCAAATGAAACAGAGAACGCGACTGCTCGAACAATTCAACCGTAATGTCAAAGAACGCGATGCGCTGTTGACGCGGAAAAACGAAGCTTTAGCCGGTCTTTCGGAGATCGAGCATTCCGTCGTGGCTAACGTGGAAGC ATATAACGCGGACAGAAACGCTCTTCTGGGTCAGATCACGATGCAACAGCAGCGTCGAATCGAGCACAGGAATGTAAGAAAAGTACGTGGCGAGTTGTTAATGGACATACGTGCAGCGTTACAAAATATGGTAGCTATGCTATTCTGCGTGAGGAGAGGAACCCTTAGAGCACAGAGGAAAAAGACATCGAAAGAATACAGGGAAGACGTGGAAGAACCAGAACCGATTCTACCAGAAATGGAAAAAGTCGAAACGGAGG GTCTAGCGTTACTGTCGACCGTGAGTCGAAAAGTAGGGGCGCTGTTTGGAATGAGCAACTTCGAATTCGAGAAAGATAGGGACGAGAGAGCGAAAGATATGTACCAAACTTACGTCTCCAACTATAACTCGAAACTAAAGTTTAGAGACGAGGAAGCAGATGCTACAG GTTTCATCGTTGAGCACGAAGCGATCGACTCCACGGTACTGACAAGGGCTGATATCAAATTAAGAAGCAAACAGGCTGTTGAAGTTTATACGCGACTAGAATAA
- the Hig gene encoding locomotion-related protein hikaru genki isoform X2 — protein sequence MFIEKERRRKLFESVFRASPSTTAGWFLLLLGLIVGFCDAGQAGAVGLQQSCKLEGLHPLLIVTYKNITISVDRITVPDEERVTVRCRELGKYKLIGDSLLHCRNASWTGKVPYCVPTTLISNYTEDVPPTIMFGLPAGSAAVEPSGTLAVFPGSILHLECLFARKLGNPEWTWTSTYRQYLSGWAIAASERDWKYRLSIYYAKPQDSGTYTCSTPRGLSNSIRVHVADVQCPVLSLPEPPLLGKIEGAKMGHGAVFECPVGYRLEGAPGITCQYNGKWSADMPRCETIECPALDALNNSRLQLIEYNNSFGGRAVFACMWGHKLVGSDSIKCKEDGTWSGDLPICAVITCPAPATPKSGRIIEQTHRHNSERKHHRGRIHKVGALVRFACLPGHQLLGEASIICTEDGTWSHASPICKVRCPYPGDPPHGRIAPLKFWYKPGDNIQVTCSPGYVTPLEPVRRPTCRENGIWSAPPPPCRSYKDV from the exons ATGTTCATCGAGAAGGAAAGAAGAAGGAAATTGTTCGAGAGCGTGTTTCGTGCGAGCCCGTCGACCACGGCGGGATGGTTCCTCCTCTTGCTCGGTCTGATCGTTGGTTTTTGCGATGCGGGTCAAGCAG GTGCGGTCGGACTACAGCAGAGCTGCAAACTCGAAGGTCTTCATCCGCTCTTGATCGTTACCTACAAAAATATAACGATATCg GTGGATAGAATCACTGTACCGGACGAGGAACGGGTGACCGTTCGATGCAGGGAACTCGGTAAATACAAGCTGATCGGCGATTCGCTGCTGCATTGTCGGAATGCGAGCTGGACCGGGAAGGTGCCGTATTGCGTCCCGACAACGCTCATCTCGAATTATACCG AGGACGTACCACCCACGATCATGTTCGGACTACCAGCTGGTTCGGCGGCCGTGGAACCGTCCGGTACCCTCGCGGTCTTTCCAGGAAGCATTCTTCACTTGGAGTGCCTTTTCGCTAGGAAACTTGGTAACCCGGAATGGACCTGGACGTCCACCTATCGCCAGTATTTGAGTG GATGGGCGATCGCAGCCAGCGAAAGGGATTGGAAATACCGGCTGTCGATATATTACGCGAAACCTCAAGATTCCGGTACGTACACCTGCTCCACGCCCCGCGGACTGTCCAACTCCATCCGTGTTCACGTTGCTG ACGTTCAATGCCCGGTTTTGAGCCTACCGGAGCCACCGTTGCTCGGGAAGATCGAAGGTGCGAAGATGGGGCACGGAGCGGTGTTCGAGTGCCCTGTTGGATACAGACTGGAAGGTGCTCCCGGCATAACGTGTCAATACAATG GTAAATGGTCCGCCGACATGCCACGGTGCGAGACGATCGAGTGTCCGGCTCTGGATGCGCTCAACAATTCCCGGTTGCAGCTAATCGAGTACAATAACAGTTTCGGCGGCAGGGCGGTGTTTGCTTGCATGTGGGGCCATAAGCTCGTCGGATCGGACTCTATAAAGTGCAAGGAGGACGGCACGTGGAGCGGAGACCTTCCGATTTGTGCCG TGATAACATGTCCAGCACCAGCGACACCGAAAAGCGGCCGTATCATCGAGCAAACCCACCGTCACAATTCGGAGAGGAAACATCATCGCGGTCGAATACACAAAGTCGGCGCGCTCGTCAGATTCGCCTGCTTGCCGGGTCATCAACTTCTCGGCGAGGCTTCCATAATATGCACCGAAGACGGCACGTGGTCTCACGCGTCGCCGATTT GCAAAGTGAGATGTCCTTATCCGGGTGATCCACCGCACGGACGAATCGCTCCTCTTAAGTTTTGGTACAAACCCGGCGATAATATACAG GTCACCTGCTCGCCCGGATACGTAACACCGCTGGAACCTGTCAGGAGGCCAACCTGTAGGGAAAACGGCATCTGGAGCGCGCCACCGCCTCCCTGCAGATCGTACAAAGACGTTTAA
- the Hig gene encoding locomotion-related protein hikaru genki isoform X1, with protein MFIEKERRRKLFESVFRASPSTTAGWFLLLLGLIVGFCDAGQAGAVGLQQSCKLEGLHPLLIVTYKNITISVDRITVPDEERVTVRCRELGKYKLIGDSLLHCRNASWTGKVPYCVPTTLISNYTGETEDVPPTIMFGLPAGSAAVEPSGTLAVFPGSILHLECLFARKLGNPEWTWTSTYRQYLSGWAIAASERDWKYRLSIYYAKPQDSGTYTCSTPRGLSNSIRVHVADVQCPVLSLPEPPLLGKIEGAKMGHGAVFECPVGYRLEGAPGITCQYNGKWSADMPRCETIECPALDALNNSRLQLIEYNNSFGGRAVFACMWGHKLVGSDSIKCKEDGTWSGDLPICAVITCPAPATPKSGRIIEQTHRHNSERKHHRGRIHKVGALVRFACLPGHQLLGEASIICTEDGTWSHASPICKVRCPYPGDPPHGRIAPLKFWYKPGDNIQVTCSPGYVTPLEPVRRPTCRENGIWSAPPPPCRSYKDV; from the exons ATGTTCATCGAGAAGGAAAGAAGAAGGAAATTGTTCGAGAGCGTGTTTCGTGCGAGCCCGTCGACCACGGCGGGATGGTTCCTCCTCTTGCTCGGTCTGATCGTTGGTTTTTGCGATGCGGGTCAAGCAG GTGCGGTCGGACTACAGCAGAGCTGCAAACTCGAAGGTCTTCATCCGCTCTTGATCGTTACCTACAAAAATATAACGATATCg GTGGATAGAATCACTGTACCGGACGAGGAACGGGTGACCGTTCGATGCAGGGAACTCGGTAAATACAAGCTGATCGGCGATTCGCTGCTGCATTGTCGGAATGCGAGCTGGACCGGGAAGGTGCCGTATTGCGTCCCGACAACGCTCATCTCGAATTATACCG GAGAAACAGAGGACGTACCACCCACGATCATGTTCGGACTACCAGCTGGTTCGGCGGCCGTGGAACCGTCCGGTACCCTCGCGGTCTTTCCAGGAAGCATTCTTCACTTGGAGTGCCTTTTCGCTAGGAAACTTGGTAACCCGGAATGGACCTGGACGTCCACCTATCGCCAGTATTTGAGTG GATGGGCGATCGCAGCCAGCGAAAGGGATTGGAAATACCGGCTGTCGATATATTACGCGAAACCTCAAGATTCCGGTACGTACACCTGCTCCACGCCCCGCGGACTGTCCAACTCCATCCGTGTTCACGTTGCTG ACGTTCAATGCCCGGTTTTGAGCCTACCGGAGCCACCGTTGCTCGGGAAGATCGAAGGTGCGAAGATGGGGCACGGAGCGGTGTTCGAGTGCCCTGTTGGATACAGACTGGAAGGTGCTCCCGGCATAACGTGTCAATACAATG GTAAATGGTCCGCCGACATGCCACGGTGCGAGACGATCGAGTGTCCGGCTCTGGATGCGCTCAACAATTCCCGGTTGCAGCTAATCGAGTACAATAACAGTTTCGGCGGCAGGGCGGTGTTTGCTTGCATGTGGGGCCATAAGCTCGTCGGATCGGACTCTATAAAGTGCAAGGAGGACGGCACGTGGAGCGGAGACCTTCCGATTTGTGCCG TGATAACATGTCCAGCACCAGCGACACCGAAAAGCGGCCGTATCATCGAGCAAACCCACCGTCACAATTCGGAGAGGAAACATCATCGCGGTCGAATACACAAAGTCGGCGCGCTCGTCAGATTCGCCTGCTTGCCGGGTCATCAACTTCTCGGCGAGGCTTCCATAATATGCACCGAAGACGGCACGTGGTCTCACGCGTCGCCGATTT GCAAAGTGAGATGTCCTTATCCGGGTGATCCACCGCACGGACGAATCGCTCCTCTTAAGTTTTGGTACAAACCCGGCGATAATATACAG GTCACCTGCTCGCCCGGATACGTAACACCGCTGGAACCTGTCAGGAGGCCAACCTGTAGGGAAAACGGCATCTGGAGCGCGCCACCGCCTCCCTGCAGATCGTACAAAGACGTTTAA